The Streptomyces sp. NBC_01463 DNA window CGGGGACGCTCCGGCTCTTCGGGGCTGATGGGGTGGAAGGGTGCAGAACCGGACCCCGCGGATCCCTCAGCAGCCCGCACCGAATCACCGTGCTGAGTTCGACGCCGGACTCACCGCGGAGCTTGCCGCCGTGGTGAGCGGTGCCCGCAGGCGTGCCCTGCGGGACGGTGACCGGCAGATCGACACCGCTCATCTGCTGCACTCCCTCATCGAGTCCGACCCCGGGGTCCGCGAGGCCTTCGACGGCGGACCGCAGCTGGCCAGGGTGCTCGGCTACCTCGTCCAGCGCAGCATCGGATACGGGCTCCGCTGGCAGGGGGCGGTCGAGGACTCGGGCGCGGTCCCGGTGGTGCCGGAGGCGGATGCCGAGGGGTGGTCGCCCGCCGCGGCGTCCGCGATGGCGGGTGCCTACGGCCGGGCGCGCTCGCTCGGCCGTGAACGGGCGGGCGGCGTCGACCTGCTCGCGGCGCTTGCCGCGGACCGGGAGAGCCGGGCGGTCGAGGTGCTGGAGCGGGCGGGGGTCGACGCGGCGCTGCTCGCGGACCGGATCGTGGAAGGCACCGGCCGGGGCTGACCGCCGGACTCAGCCGGCCGGCCGGGTGAGGGCGTCGAGCGCCGGGCGCAGCAGGGCGGTGACACGGTCGGCGGGGACGTCCCGGAGTGCGGCGAGGCCCAGGAGCTGATGGCCGATGGTGACGCCCACCATCGTGGTGACGATCAGCGCGGCGCGCAGTTCCGCGTCGCTGCCGTCGCTGCCGTCGCTGCCGTCCCCGTACTCACCACCCCCGTCGTCGGCCGACAGGGCGTCACCGATGGCGGTGATCTGGCGGTCGAGCGTCTCGCGGGCGTGTTCGGCGGAGGCTGGGTCGGTGAGCATGGAGCGGAGCATCGCCAGTGTGCCGTCGGGCATTCCGCCGAGCTTGACGCCCAGGGTGGCCATCAGATGGCCGAGCAGTGCGTCGCCGTCCACCGACGCCTGAGCTGCGGGCGGTGCCTGCACGGCCCGGGTGAACAGCCCGCGCTTTGAATCGAAGTACTGCATCACCAGGGCCGGGTCGACGCCCGCCGAGGACGCCACGGCGCGGATGGTGGTGCGGTCGAACCCCTTCGCCGCGAACAGTTCCCGGGCGCTGTCGAGGATGCGCGCCTCGGTGGCCCGGCGGCGGTCCGCGCGGGAGAGGGGGTGGCTGGTCACGGATTCACTCTACAGCTGTTGACCGATGGCGGACCGGCTCGTACCGTCATTCACTCAACAGTCGTTGAGTGAATGGAGCGGATTCCATGACGGATTCCCGGGGGCTCACGTCTCGTACGCCGCGCACGGTGCTGGGCTGCTACCACCGGGCCATGCTGGACAAGTCGGCCGACGACCTCGCCGATCTGTACGCCGTGGACGCGCTGCACGAATTCCCCTTCTCTGCCCCCGGCTTCCCCGCCCGCTTCACGGGCCGTGAGGAGGTGCGGGCCGGCTACCGGGCGGCCTGGGGCGCCAGCCCGCTCCAGGTGGTGGAGATCGCGGACGTGGCCGTCCGCCCGGCCGCCGACCCCGGCACGGTCGTCGCCGAGCACGTGGTCGTGGTGCGGTCGGCGGAGGGCGACGGCTTCGCCGTGCCCGGACTGCTGATCATCGAGGTCAGGGACGGGCTGATCACGCGGGTGCGCGACTATATGGACGCCCTTGCCGTCGCCCGCGCGGGCGCGTCGGTGGCCGCGGGGTCCGGGGCGTAGCGAAAGCGGGTTCCGCGGTGGATCGCGAGGGCCGGGGCGCCGGACTGTGCGTCAGGGGCGCCGATGACATCGGAGTGTTACCCCGGTCAGGCGTCACAGGGGTGACGCTCCTGACGCCAGCTGTCATGATGTGCCGATGCACGCGTCTCAGGGAAGAAGCGCCGGCCTGGGACTCGCCCTCGCCTCGGCCTTTGCGTTCGGTGGTTCCGGAGTGGCTGCCAAGCCGCTCATCGAAGCGGGGCTCGACCCGCTCCACGTGGTGTGGCTGCGGGTGGTGGGGGCCGCGCTCGTCATGCTCCCCGTGGCCTGGCGCCACCGGGGCCTGGTCCGCAGCCGCCCCGTACTGCTGCTGGGGTTCGGGCTCCTCGCCGTCGCGGGGGTGCAGGCCTGCTACTTCGCCGCGATCTCCCGTATCCCGGTCGGTGTCGCGCTGCTCGTCGAATACCTGGCGCCCGCGCTCGTCCTCGGCTGGGTGCGTTTCGTCCAGCGCCGCCCGGTGACCCGGGCGGCCGCCGTCGGTGTGGTGCTTGCGGTGGGCGGCCTCGCCTGTGTGGTCGAGGTGTGGTCCGGGCTGACCTTCGACGCCGTCGGACTGCTGCTCGCCCTCGGTGCCGCCTGCTGCCAGGTCGGCTACTTCGTCCTCTCCGATCAGGGAAGCGGCACGACGGCGGGGGATGCCGAGCCTCCGCATCCGGTCGGGGTCATCGCCTACGGGCTGCTGATCGGGGCCGTGGTCCTCACGGTGGTGGCCCGGCCGTGGGGCATGGACTGGTCCCTCCTGGGCGGAGACACGGTCATGAACGGCACGGATGTGCCCGCCTGGCTGCTGCTCGTCTGGATCGTGCTGCTCGCCACCGTCATCGCGTACGTGACCGGGGTGATCTCCGTGCGGATGCTGTCCCCGGCCGTCGCCGGCGTCGTCGCCTGCCTCGAAGCGGTCATCGCGACCGTACTCGCCTGGGTGCTGCTCGGGGAGCATCTGGCGGCCGCCCAGCTCTTCGGCGGTTCGCTGGTGCTGGCCGGCGCCCTCATCGCGCAGTCCTCGACACCGAAGGCGCCCTCCGGGCCCGTCGCCTCGGGACCGGGGGACGACTCGGAGCGGACCCCGGGGGAGTTGTCCGCCGAGCGTGCCGCCACGTAGGGTGACGATCATGCATTTGACTGTGCTTCCGCCTCCCGCCGCCTAGCGCGCGGGCGGCCTCATCTGACGAAGACCGGGCTCGGGCAGTCCCCGAGCGGTTCGTCGCTGCCCGCATGCGGAGCCGAGCGACCACCTCCCGTCTTCCTTGGAGAAGTCACGTGTCGAATCCTGCTTCCGGCCTGTCCGTCGGGCGGAGCCTGTCCTATCTGATCATTGCCGGTGTGGCCTGGGGCACGGCCGGCGCCGCCGCCTCGCTGCTCTTCGGGGCCAGCGATCTCGGGCCCCTCGCACTGTCGTTCTGGCGCTGCGCCGGCGGCCTCGTCCTGCTGCTCGCCGCCCTCGTGCTGCGGCCCGCCCGGAGGCCCGCCGCCGAGTCCCGGCGCAGGCGGCTGCTGCGCATCCTCGGCACCGGCACCGGACTCGCCGTCTTCCAGACCGCGTACTTCGCCGCCGTCCAGGCCACCGGCCTCGCGGTCGCCACCGTGGTCACCCTCGGGGCGGGCCCCGTCCTCATCGCCGTCGGCGCCCGGCTGACGATGGGGGAGCGGCTCGGCGGCGGCGGACTCGCCGCGGTCACCGGGGCGCTGACCGGTCTCGCCGTACTGGTGCTCGGCGGCGACCCGGGCACGGTCCGGCCCGCCGGGATCGTCTGGGCCCTGCTCTCCGCCGCCGGCTACGCCGCGATCACGCTGCTGACCCGCCGGCTCGGCCGCGACGGCGGCGGCGCGGACCCGCTCGCCACCAGCGCCTGGGCGTTCGGCATCGCCGCGGTCCTGCTGCTCCCGATGGCCGCCGGTGAGGGACTCGTCCCGCAGACGGAGCACGCGGTACGGGTGGTGACGCTGCTCGTGTACGTCGCGGCGATCCCGACCGCTCTCGCCTACGCGCTCTACTTCGCCGGCACCGCGGTGGTGCGGGCGGCCACGGTGTCGGTGATCATGCTGCTCGAACCGGTCAGCGCGGCGGTCATCGCCGTCGTCGTGCTGCACGAGCAGCTCACCACGGCCACGGTCGCCGGGACGCTGCTGCTGCTCACGGCGGTGGTCGGACTGGCGGTCGCCGAGACGCGCGGCGCGGCGCACGCCCGCCGGGAGGCGGCCGCCCCCGCGTGACCCGCACGGGCGGCGGGGCGGTGCGCCGGCGCACCGCCCCGCCCCCCGTCGGTGATCAGAGCGCGTTCAGGTACTCCGGGACGGCGATCGAGGGATCGAGGTCGTCCGCGGGGACCGGCGCGGCATAGCCGGGGGCGAGGGGGACGACGCCGGACCAGTAGGGCAGCGCGAGATCCCGTTCGTCGTCGTTCGGGCCCCCGGTACGGATCTTGGCCGAGACCTCCCGCAGGTCCAGCCGGATCACGGCGGTGGCCGCCAGTTCCTTCTCGTCCGCGGGGCGCGAGTCCGTGGAACGCCCGGGCACGACCTGTTCCACGATCGCGTCGAGCGCGATGCGCCGCTCCTCGGGGTCGGTCACCGTGTGCGCCACGCCGTGGACGACCACCGAACGGTAGTTGAGCGAGTGGTGGAAGGCGGACCGGGCCAGCACCAGTCCGTCGACATGCGTCACGGTCAGGCAGACGGCCAGCCCCTCGTCGCTCCCGCCCGCCGTCCGCAGCGGGCGGGAGCCGGTCGAGCCGTGCACGTACAGCCGCTCGCCGACCCGGCCGAAGAGCGTCGGGAGCACGACGGGCGCCCCGTCCCGGACGAAACCGAGGTGGCAGAGGTAGGCCTCGTCGAGTATCGAGTGGATCACGTCCCGGTCGTACGCCGCCCGCTCGCGGGAGCGGGTCGGAACCGTGCGCCCGGTCGGCTCGTAGGCGGCTGCGGCGTCCGGGCCCGTGGTCTGCGGCTGGTGGGTGTCCGGCATTGCGTACTCCATTGCACTAGTGCATACTGATCTTTGTGCTAGGAGAGTATCGGATCAGTGGGCGGCGTGCATCGGAAATCGCCGCCAGTGTGGAGCGGGCGGTCGGCTCGGGTGAGCTGGCGCCCGGTCAGATGCTGCCTCCCATGCGGGAGTTGGCGAGTCGGCTGGAGGTGAACCCGAATACGGTGGCGGCCGCCTATCGCACCCTGCGCGAGCGCGGGGTGATCGAGACGGCGGGGCGCAGGGGGAGCCGTGTCCGGCCGCGCCCGGCGAGCACGGTGCGCGGTTCGGTGCGGGTCGAGGCGCCGCCGGGTGTGCGGGACCTGGGGGACGGCAATCCCGACCCGGCGTTGCTGCCGTCGCTGGGGGAGGCGCTGGCCGCGGTCGCCGAGGAGTATGCGCGGGGGCCGGGGATGTACGCACAGGAGCCGGTGGACGCCGAGTTCGCCGCGCTGGCCAGGGCCGGGTTCGACGCGGACGGTGTTCCGGCCGGGCCGGTGATCGCCACCTCGGGTTCGCTGGACGCGATCGAGCGGGTGCTGGCCGCCCATCTCCGGCCCGGTGACGCCGTCGCGGTCGAGGACCCGGGCTGGGGCAGCCTGCTGGACCTCGTCCCGGCGCTGGGCATGCGCCCGGTCCCGGTGGCGGTCGACGACGAGGGACCGCTGCCGGACGCGCTGGACGCGGCGCTCAGGGCGGGTGCGCGCGCGGCCGTCGTCACCGACCGCGCGCAGAACCCGACCGGGGCGGCGATCGGCGCAGCCCGCGCGGCCGAACTGCGGGCGGTCCTCGCCGGGTACCGCGGGGTGCTGCTGATCGAGGACGACCACGGACACGCCATCGTCGACCTGCCGCTGCACCCCTTGGCCGGCGCGACCGACCGTTGGGCGTTCGTGCGGTCCGTCTCCAAGGCGTACGGGCCGGACCTCCGGGTCGCCGTGCTGACCGGGGACGCCGTCACGGCCGACCGCGTCTCGGGCCGGCAGCGGCTGGGGCCCGGCTGGGTGAGCCGGCTGCTGCAGCGGGCGATGGTGCACCTGTGGACGTCGGGCGCGGTCGACCCGCGCGACGTCGCCCGGGCGTACGCCCGCCGTCGCGACGCGCTGGTGGCGGCGCTGGAGGAGCGGGGCGTCGAGGCGCACGGGCGCAGCGGGATGAACGTGTGGGTCCCGGTCGGCGACGAGACGGGTGCCGTGGCGCGGTTGTTGCACGCGGGCTGGGCGGCGGCACCCGGGGCCCGGTTCCGGATGGCCGCGCCCCCGGGGATACGGCTCACCGTCTCGTCGCTCACCGACGCCGACATCGCTCCGCTGGCGGACGCGGTGGCGGCGGCCGCGGAGCCCGCGAATCCGCTCAGCTACGGATGAGGGACGGCCGCCGTTCCCGGCGCCGCGTTCCGGCGACGGCGTTCGGCGGGCCGGCCGGCCCGCCGGTACGGGCCCTGCTCTGGGTGAGGGCGGCACCGGCCAGGACCACGAGGGCGCCGACCGGGGTGTTCCAGCTCAGCTGCTCACCGAGCACGGCGACGCCGGCGGCGGTGGCGATGACGGGGATGAAGTAGGTGACCATCTGTGCGGTCGTCGGGCCGACCTCGGTGACGAGTCCGTACTGGAGGAGGACCGCGAGACCGGTGCCGAGCGCCCCCAGGGCGACGACGGCCAGAGTGGGCCACAGCGGGAAGGCGTCGGGCGCCGAGGTGAACAGCGGGGTCACCAGGGCGAGCTGCACCGTGCCGAGGAAGAGCTGGCTGCCGGTGAGGGCGAGGGCCGACGAGCCGCTCCCGGCGAGCGTGCGGCGGACGTAGATCCAGCCGATCGGATAGCTGAGGGAGGCCAGCAGCGCCATGGCCGTACCGCTGAAGGCCAGGCCGGAGAAGCCCTGCCAGGCGCCCAGCACGGTCAGCACGCCGAGGAAGCCGAGCCCGAGGCCGGCGACACGGCGACGGGTGGGGCGGTCCTCGGAGAGGGCGACGAGCGACAGCGCCATGCCCCAGAGCGGTGACGTCGCGTTGCAGATACCGGCGAGCGTCGACGGGATGGTCAGCTCGGCATAGGCGAACAGTGAGAACGGGAGGGCGTTGAGGAGGAAGGCGGCGACGGCCAGATGTCCCCAGGTGCGCGCGGTGCGCGGCAGCCGCTCCCGCTTCACCGCCATGGCCACGGCCAGGACCGCCGTCCCCGACAGGAGCCGGCCGAGCGTGACCTGGAACGGGGCGTAGCCGTCGGTCCCGACCTTGATCAGGAGGAAGCTGAAGCCCCAGATGAGCGAGAGGGCCGCGAAGCGCAGCCGCCAGTCCAGGGCCGGGCGACGGGCCGGGGCGGTGCCGGCGAGGGTCCGTGATGCGGGGGTGGTCTCGGCGGCCGGAGTTCCCGGCGCGGGCGGTGCGCTCATGAGGTCAACGATGACGACTTCGATCTCGTAGCACAAGTGAGACTTTGTGCGCTCACTCCCGTAGCATTGCTTACATGTTGAACCTGGAGCGGCTGCGCACCCTGGATGCCCTCGCCCGGCTCGGTTCGGTCAGCGGCGCCGCCGAGGGGCTGCACGTCACCACCTCGGCCGTCTCGCAGCAGATGGCCAAGCTGGAGCGGGAGGTGGGCCAGCAGCTGCTGGCCAGGAACGGCCGCGGGGTCCGGCTCACCGACGCGGGACAGCTGCTCGCCGACCACGCGGCCCGGATCCTCTCGCAGGTCGAGCTCGCCCAGTCCGACATCGAGGCCCAGCGGGGCGAGGTGGTGGGCGAGATCCGGCTGGGTGCCTTCCCCACCGCCGCGCGCGGACTGTTCCCGTCGACGCTGCGCGCCCTGCGCTCGGACCACCCCGAACTGCGGGTGCGTACGCAGGAGCTGGAGCCCGAGAACGGGATCCGGGCGGTGCTCAGGGGGGACCTGGACCTCGCGGTGGTGCTGGACTGGAGCAACAAGCGGCTGCCGGTCCCGGGCGGTCTCACCCGGGCGGAGCTGCTCGACGACGCCCCCGACATCGCGATGCCCGCCGGTCACCCGCTCGCGGGGCGGGACGAGGTCGGCCTGGAGGAGTTCGCCGACGACGACTGGGTGTCCTGGCCCGAGGGCGAATTCTGTTACGACTGGCTGATGTTCACGCTCCGCTCCAAGGGCATCGAGCCGCGCATCGCCCACCTCGCGGGCGAGCACCACACCCAACTCGCGCTGATCGACGCGGGAATGGGGGTCTGTGTGGCGCCCCGGCTGGGCCGCGGCCCGGTGCCCGACGGGGTGCGGCTGGTGCCGGTGCGGCAGCAGATGAGACGGCATGTGCATGCGGTGTGGCGGACGGACGCCGACCGGCGCCCCTCGATCAGGGCGGCGGTCGCGGCGCTCCGTGAGGCGGGGCGGGCGCTGAACGATCCGCCGGCGGGCTCCTGACGTCCGGCCGGCCGCCCTGCTGCCCGGGCCGGGCCCGGACTCCTCCGGCCGGCAGACCGGCGGGCCGCCCGGTTCAGCTCCCGGCCGGGCCGCCGAGTTTGCCGAAGTCCCAGGAGGTGAGGGCGTCCGGGGTCAGCCGTGCCCAGGCGTGCCGGCCGTCGTGCGGCATCGTCTCCATGCCGAAGTACTTCGCCGCGAACAGCCTCTCCGGAACGGTGAGTTCCGGGCAGGGTTCGCCGGTGCGCGGCGCCTCGCCGACGAAGACGACGTCGCCCGAGAGCTCGATGCCGCGCAGTTCCCCGTACTCCACCCCGTCGTCGACCACCACGGCGATCTTCGGATCGCGGCTCAGCTGGGACCAGCGCAGGCTCCGGGTGATGGAGTAGAGCCACAGCGAGGTGCCGTCCCAGCAGAACCAGAGCGCGCCGACGTGCGGGCGGCCGTCCGCACCCACCGTGGCGACCCGGCAGGTGCGCTGATCGGCGAGGTAGGCGTCGCGCTCCTCGTCCGTCATCATGATCCGGCGGCCCCGCCGCTGACTGACGGCCATGGGTGGCCCCCTCCCGATAGCTGACTAGGTGTCAGGAATCATGAGGCCTCTTCCTTCATCGCGCAATGGAGGTTAACCTCGCGCGCCGATCCGTCACCGAGAGGGGC harbors:
- a CDS encoding aminotransferase class I/II-fold pyridoxal phosphate-dependent enzyme, which produces MLGEYRISGRRASEIAASVERAVGSGELAPGQMLPPMRELASRLEVNPNTVAAAYRTLRERGVIETAGRRGSRVRPRPASTVRGSVRVEAPPGVRDLGDGNPDPALLPSLGEALAAVAEEYARGPGMYAQEPVDAEFAALARAGFDADGVPAGPVIATSGSLDAIERVLAAHLRPGDAVAVEDPGWGSLLDLVPALGMRPVPVAVDDEGPLPDALDAALRAGARAAVVTDRAQNPTGAAIGAARAAELRAVLAGYRGVLLIEDDHGHAIVDLPLHPLAGATDRWAFVRSVSKAYGPDLRVAVLTGDAVTADRVSGRQRLGPGWVSRLLQRAMVHLWTSGAVDPRDVARAYARRRDALVAALEERGVEAHGRSGMNVWVPVGDETGAVARLLHAGWAAAPGARFRMAAPPGIRLTVSSLTDADIAPLADAVAAAAEPANPLSYG
- a CDS encoding DMT family transporter; this translates as MSNPASGLSVGRSLSYLIIAGVAWGTAGAAASLLFGASDLGPLALSFWRCAGGLVLLLAALVLRPARRPAAESRRRRLLRILGTGTGLAVFQTAYFAAVQATGLAVATVVTLGAGPVLIAVGARLTMGERLGGGGLAAVTGALTGLAVLVLGGDPGTVRPAGIVWALLSAAGYAAITLLTRRLGRDGGGADPLATSAWAFGIAAVLLLPMAAGEGLVPQTEHAVRVVTLLVYVAAIPTALAYALYFAGTAVVRAATVSVIMLLEPVSAAVIAVVVLHEQLTTATVAGTLLLLTAVVGLAVAETRGAAHARREAAAPA
- a CDS encoding TetR family transcriptional regulator gives rise to the protein MTSHPLSRADRRRATEARILDSARELFAAKGFDRTTIRAVASSAGVDPALVMQYFDSKRGLFTRAVQAPPAAQASVDGDALLGHLMATLGVKLGGMPDGTLAMLRSMLTDPASAEHARETLDRQITAIGDALSADDGGGEYGDGSDGSDGSDAELRAALIVTTMVGVTIGHQLLGLAALRDVPADRVTALLRPALDALTRPAG
- a CDS encoding pyridoxamine 5'-phosphate oxidase family protein — protein: MAVSQRRGRRIMMTDEERDAYLADQRTCRVATVGADGRPHVGALWFCWDGTSLWLYSITRSLRWSQLSRDPKIAVVVDDGVEYGELRGIELSGDVVFVGEAPRTGEPCPELTVPERLFAAKYFGMETMPHDGRHAWARLTPDALTSWDFGKLGGPAGS
- a CDS encoding peptidase — encoded protein: MQNRTPRIPQQPAPNHRAEFDAGLTAELAAVVSGARRRALRDGDRQIDTAHLLHSLIESDPGVREAFDGGPQLARVLGYLVQRSIGYGLRWQGAVEDSGAVPVVPEADAEGWSPAAASAMAGAYGRARSLGRERAGGVDLLAALAADRESRAVEVLERAGVDAALLADRIVEGTGRG
- a CDS encoding DMT family transporter; this encodes MCYEIEVVIVDLMSAPPAPGTPAAETTPASRTLAGTAPARRPALDWRLRFAALSLIWGFSFLLIKVGTDGYAPFQVTLGRLLSGTAVLAVAMAVKRERLPRTARTWGHLAVAAFLLNALPFSLFAYAELTIPSTLAGICNATSPLWGMALSLVALSEDRPTRRRVAGLGLGFLGVLTVLGAWQGFSGLAFSGTAMALLASLSYPIGWIYVRRTLAGSGSSALALTGSQLFLGTVQLALVTPLFTSAPDAFPLWPTLAVVALGALGTGLAVLLQYGLVTEVGPTTAQMVTYFIPVIATAAGVAVLGEQLSWNTPVGALVVLAGAALTQSRARTGGPAGPPNAVAGTRRRERRPSLIRS
- a CDS encoding LysR substrate-binding domain-containing protein translates to MLNLERLRTLDALARLGSVSGAAEGLHVTTSAVSQQMAKLEREVGQQLLARNGRGVRLTDAGQLLADHAARILSQVELAQSDIEAQRGEVVGEIRLGAFPTAARGLFPSTLRALRSDHPELRVRTQELEPENGIRAVLRGDLDLAVVLDWSNKRLPVPGGLTRAELLDDAPDIAMPAGHPLAGRDEVGLEEFADDDWVSWPEGEFCYDWLMFTLRSKGIEPRIAHLAGEHHTQLALIDAGMGVCVAPRLGRGPVPDGVRLVPVRQQMRRHVHAVWRTDADRRPSIRAAVAALREAGRALNDPPAGS
- a CDS encoding EamA family transporter, which translates into the protein MHASQGRSAGLGLALASAFAFGGSGVAAKPLIEAGLDPLHVVWLRVVGAALVMLPVAWRHRGLVRSRPVLLLGFGLLAVAGVQACYFAAISRIPVGVALLVEYLAPALVLGWVRFVQRRPVTRAAAVGVVLAVGGLACVVEVWSGLTFDAVGLLLALGAACCQVGYFVLSDQGSGTTAGDAEPPHPVGVIAYGLLIGAVVLTVVARPWGMDWSLLGGDTVMNGTDVPAWLLLVWIVLLATVIAYVTGVISVRMLSPAVAGVVACLEAVIATVLAWVLLGEHLAAAQLFGGSLVLAGALIAQSSTPKAPSGPVASGPGDDSERTPGELSAERAAT
- a CDS encoding nuclear transport factor 2 family protein, with product MTDSRGLTSRTPRTVLGCYHRAMLDKSADDLADLYAVDALHEFPFSAPGFPARFTGREEVRAGYRAAWGASPLQVVEIADVAVRPAADPGTVVAEHVVVVRSAEGDGFAVPGLLIIEVRDGLITRVRDYMDALAVARAGASVAAGSGA
- a CDS encoding pyridoxamine 5'-phosphate oxidase family protein, with translation MPDTHQPQTTGPDAAAAYEPTGRTVPTRSRERAAYDRDVIHSILDEAYLCHLGFVRDGAPVVLPTLFGRVGERLYVHGSTGSRPLRTAGGSDEGLAVCLTVTHVDGLVLARSAFHHSLNYRSVVVHGVAHTVTDPEERRIALDAIVEQVVPGRSTDSRPADEKELAATAVIRLDLREVSAKIRTGGPNDDERDLALPYWSGVVPLAPGYAAPVPADDLDPSIAVPEYLNAL